One window of the Vanessa atalanta chromosome 22, ilVanAtal1.2, whole genome shotgun sequence genome contains the following:
- the LOC125072621 gene encoding uncharacterized protein LOC125072621 isoform X1 — MACGKLNEFDINSGNWTLYVERLEMYLKVNKVEKDLWLPTLITAIGDQAYELLSSLASPLKPAQLTYDAAVALLHNHLQPRPSVMAERYRFRQRRQRNDESVAQYVTELKKLSKYCEFTNNLEENLRDQLVCGLRSDVTRQRLFAEDNLNYNGALKLACALEAAERDAAVVEGSKVASVEGVHVMMGHGSKEPETRQSGPKQHGPRHPVPSEWTREVDKNCSTCGKAGHNNKVCRYKGFTCRICKKKGHLQRVCPRSGSPRRGKKVNHVAASDRSDGDSSSEDMEEELHQLSLNSYKPWRAGVLHGRQGSVASAGWSDPSVLSREAVTLRAEGSSGGGIR; from the exons atggCGTGCGGAAAATTAAACGAGTTTGACATTAATTCCGGTAACTGGACATTATACGTGGAAAGgttagaaatgtatttaaaagtgaACAAAGTGGAAAAGGACTTATGGCTGCCTACTTTAATTACCGCGATCGGTGACCAAGCATATGAATTGCTTAGCAGTTTGGCGAGTCCGTTAAAACCAGCGCAATTAACGTATGATGCGGCGGTTGCATTATTACATAATCATTTGCAACCTCGGCCGTCCGTAATGGCGGAACGTTATCGCTTCCGACAAAGAAGACAAAGGAACGATGAATCTGTGGCGCAGTACGTAACAGAATtgaaaaaattgtcaaaatattgtgaatttacaaataatctaGAAGAAAATTTGCGTGATCAATTAGTGTGTGGATTACGGAGTGACGTCACAAGGCAGAGGTTATTCGCTgaggataatttaaattataacggcGCGTTGAAGTTGGCATGTGCCCTAGAAGCAGCTGAACGGGATGCTGCGGTGGTGGAGGGCTCGAAGGTAGCCTCTGTAGAAGGGGTTCACGTGATGATGGGCCATGGATCAAAGGAGCCTGAAACAAGGCAAAGTGGGCCGAAGCAGCATGGACCTAGGCACCCTGTCCCAAGTGAGTGGACACGGGAGGTGGACAAAAACTGTTCGACGTGCGGGAAGGCAGGCCATAATAACAAGGTTTGCCGCTATAAAGGTTTTACATGTCGGATATGTAAGAAAAAAGGACATCTGCAACGGGTTTGTCCGAGGTCTGGAAGCCCTAGAAGAGGAAAGAAAGTCAATCATGTGGCTGCTTCTGATCGATCGGACGGTGATAGCAGTTCGGAAGACATGGAAGAGGAGTTGCATCAACTCAGCCTAAATAGTTATAAGCCG TGGCGGGCTGGGGTGCTTCACGGGCGGCAAGGCTCAGTTGCGAGTGCGGGATGGAGCGACCCCAGTGTTCTGTCGCGCGAGGCCGTTACCTTACGCGCTGAAGGGTCAAGTGGAGGCGGAATTAGATAA
- the LOC125072621 gene encoding uncharacterized protein LOC125072621 isoform X2, which produces MACGKLNEFDINSGNWTLYVERLEMYLKVNKVEKDLWLPTLITAIGDQAYELLSSLASPLKPAQLTYDAAVALLHNHLQPRPSVMAERYRFRQRRQRNDESVAQYVTELKKLSKYCEFTNNLEENLRDQLVCGLRSDVTRQRLFAEDNLNYNGALKLACALEAAERDAAVVEGSKVASVEGVHVMMGHGSKEPETRQSGPKQHGPRHPVPSEWTREVDKNCSTCGKAGHNNKVCRYKGFTCRICKKKGHLQRVCPRSGSPRRGKKVNHVAASDRSDGDSSSEDMEEELHQLSLNSYKPI; this is translated from the exons atggCGTGCGGAAAATTAAACGAGTTTGACATTAATTCCGGTAACTGGACATTATACGTGGAAAGgttagaaatgtatttaaaagtgaACAAAGTGGAAAAGGACTTATGGCTGCCTACTTTAATTACCGCGATCGGTGACCAAGCATATGAATTGCTTAGCAGTTTGGCGAGTCCGTTAAAACCAGCGCAATTAACGTATGATGCGGCGGTTGCATTATTACATAATCATTTGCAACCTCGGCCGTCCGTAATGGCGGAACGTTATCGCTTCCGACAAAGAAGACAAAGGAACGATGAATCTGTGGCGCAGTACGTAACAGAATtgaaaaaattgtcaaaatattgtgaatttacaaataatctaGAAGAAAATTTGCGTGATCAATTAGTGTGTGGATTACGGAGTGACGTCACAAGGCAGAGGTTATTCGCTgaggataatttaaattataacggcGCGTTGAAGTTGGCATGTGCCCTAGAAGCAGCTGAACGGGATGCTGCGGTGGTGGAGGGCTCGAAGGTAGCCTCTGTAGAAGGGGTTCACGTGATGATGGGCCATGGATCAAAGGAGCCTGAAACAAGGCAAAGTGGGCCGAAGCAGCATGGACCTAGGCACCCTGTCCCAAGTGAGTGGACACGGGAGGTGGACAAAAACTGTTCGACGTGCGGGAAGGCAGGCCATAATAACAAGGTTTGCCGCTATAAAGGTTTTACATGTCGGATATGTAAGAAAAAAGGACATCTGCAACGGGTTTGTCCGAGGTCTGGAAGCCCTAGAAGAGGAAAGAAAGTCAATCATGTGGCTGCTTCTGATCGATCGGACGGTGATAGCAGTTCGGAAGACATGGAAGAGGAGTTGCATCAACTCAGCCTAAATAGTTATAAGCCG ATATGA